A region from the Methylocystis iwaonis genome encodes:
- a CDS encoding Hsp20/alpha crystallin family protein: protein MTRKDRNDNEDVTGVAGLEKIARGLSNLFNVLADFDNLPRRGRHEKDGRVMEYSFAARTLREAAEGRVAAEEEAPAPEQPRRRAAKRTTVEMLEPVTDMFDEGNELVFLFELPGVEREDIRCILDGDILLLEAKSGVRLYRKETFIEEKLAGNAPQLNLRNGVLEVRLAKQS from the coding sequence ATGACGCGGAAAGACCGAAACGACAACGAAGACGTCACCGGCGTCGCCGGGCTCGAGAAGATCGCGCGGGGCCTGTCGAACCTGTTCAATGTGCTGGCCGACTTCGACAATCTTCCGCGACGGGGCCGCCATGAAAAGGATGGTCGCGTGATGGAATATTCGTTCGCCGCGCGCACGCTTCGCGAGGCGGCCGAAGGGCGCGTGGCGGCGGAGGAAGAGGCGCCGGCGCCGGAACAACCGCGGCGCCGCGCGGCGAAACGAACGACTGTCGAGATGCTCGAACCGGTGACGGATATGTTCGACGAAGGAAACGAGCTGGTGTTCCTTTTCGAGCTTCCAGGCGTCGAGCGCGAGGATATTCGCTGCATTCTCGACGGCGACATTCTGCTTCTCGAAGCGAAATCGGGCGTGCGGCTCTATCGCAAGGAAACCTTCATCGAGGAAAAGCTTGCGGGGAACGCTCCGCAACTCAATCTGCGAAATGGCGTTCTCGAAGTGCGGCTCGCCAAGCAATCCTAG
- the gvpA gene encoding gas vesicle structural protein GvpA: protein MARVQKSVDSSSLGEVVDRILDKGIVIDAWVKVSLVGIELITIEARVVVASVETYLKYAEAVGLTASAAAPA, encoded by the coding sequence ATGGCACGCGTTCAAAAATCTGTGGACTCGTCAAGCCTCGGCGAAGTTGTCGACCGCATCCTCGACAAGGGCATCGTGATCGACGCCTGGGTCAAGGTCTCGCTCGTCGGCATCGAGCTGATCACTATCGAAGCGCGCGTTGTGGTGGCCTCGGTCGAGACCTACCTGAAATACGCCGAAGCTGTCGGCCTGACCGCTTCCGCGGCGGCCCCCGCCTAA
- a CDS encoding cell envelope integrity EipB family protein, whose translation MISKRALFVVVSLALNLPAALAEEAPPLASHRAVYELTLGKATGSKAPSQARGRIVFDFAASCDGYVQNFRQITELVPEEGATKLSDMRSATFESLDSNEYRFKIETKVDSTSAEQVDGKARKEKGPRVAVDLARPKRAQLDIAGPALFPSEHLRRIVDAARKGEQLLEARVYDGTGEGDKAFDTLTVIGKRLETPAAEKAVQANALKGMPRWRVSVSYFEPGKRDGQPIYVLSFDLYENGVSRALTLDYGDFVLKGEMTELTLQPTAVCKK comes from the coding sequence ATGATTTCCAAGCGCGCGCTCTTCGTCGTCGTCTCACTTGCCTTAAATCTGCCGGCGGCTCTGGCCGAAGAGGCGCCGCCGCTCGCGAGCCACCGCGCGGTCTATGAGCTGACCCTGGGAAAGGCGACAGGCTCTAAGGCGCCGTCGCAGGCGCGCGGGCGCATCGTTTTCGACTTTGCCGCCTCCTGCGACGGCTATGTGCAGAATTTTCGCCAGATCACCGAGCTTGTGCCCGAGGAAGGCGCCACAAAGCTCTCGGACATGCGCTCGGCGACGTTCGAGTCGCTCGATTCGAATGAATATCGCTTCAAGATAGAGACCAAGGTCGACAGCACCTCGGCCGAGCAGGTCGACGGCAAGGCGCGTAAGGAAAAGGGCCCGCGCGTCGCGGTCGATCTCGCACGCCCCAAGCGCGCGCAGCTCGACATCGCCGGACCTGCCTTATTCCCGAGCGAACATCTTCGCCGCATCGTCGACGCCGCACGCAAAGGAGAGCAGCTCCTCGAAGCGCGCGTTTATGATGGGACAGGCGAAGGCGACAAGGCGTTCGACACGCTCACGGTGATCGGCAAGCGCTTGGAGACGCCGGCGGCCGAGAAGGCCGTGCAGGCAAACGCGCTCAAGGGTATGCCGCGCTGGCGCGTTTCGGTTTCTTATTTCGAGCCGGGCAAGCGCGACGGCCAGCCGATCTATGTTCTGTCTTTCGATCTCTACGAGAATGGCGTCTCGCGCGCGCTGACGCTCGATTACGGCGATTTCGTTCTCAAGGGAGAGATGACGGAATTGACTCTCCAGCCGACGGCCGTCTGCAAGAAGTAA
- a CDS encoding GvpL/GvpF family gas vesicle protein yields MGLYVYAVTSNDNDPPPLQGVLDRTTFLVGSGPLNAIVSDCPVGALRAERRNLAAAQRVLTALNAKFDLLPMAFGTIAKSENDLRRFLDGQRDRLVSQLERVSGAVEMGVRLNIEAADPIAYLVARHPALQAARDRTYVGSRPPSHEARVRLGQMVDEAFRRYREAQSAQVISVLGDACLEVVSLPVRNDREIANLAALVPRARLEDFERAVQASAAEIEEDIAFNIAGPWPPHNFVQFAPHEG; encoded by the coding sequence ATGGGCCTCTATGTCTATGCGGTGACGAGCAACGACAACGATCCGCCGCCCCTGCAGGGCGTTCTCGATCGTACGACCTTTCTTGTGGGCTCGGGCCCCTTGAACGCGATCGTTAGCGATTGTCCCGTGGGCGCTCTGCGGGCCGAAAGGCGCAATCTCGCCGCAGCGCAGCGCGTGCTCACCGCGCTCAACGCGAAATTCGATCTCCTGCCGATGGCCTTCGGCACAATCGCGAAATCGGAAAACGATCTGAGGCGGTTTCTCGACGGGCAGCGCGACCGGCTCGTCAGCCAGTTGGAAAGAGTTTCCGGCGCTGTGGAAATGGGCGTGCGGCTGAATATCGAAGCCGCCGATCCCATCGCTTATCTGGTTGCGCGCCACCCGGCGTTGCAGGCCGCTCGTGACCGAACCTATGTCGGCAGCCGCCCGCCGTCGCATGAGGCCAGAGTGCGTCTGGGTCAAATGGTAGACGAGGCGTTTCGGCGCTATCGGGAAGCGCAATCGGCTCAGGTGATCTCGGTCTTGGGCGACGCCTGCCTCGAAGTCGTCTCTTTGCCGGTTCGCAACGATAGAGAGATTGCGAATTTGGCCGCGCTCGTTCCCAGGGCAAGGTTAGAGGATTTCGAGCGGGCTGTGCAGGCCTCGGCGGCGGAGATCGAGGAAGATATTGCGTTCAACATCGCCGGCCCATGGCCGCCGCATAATTTCGTGCAATTTGCGCCGCACGAGGGTTAG
- a CDS encoding GvpL/GvpF family gas vesicle protein, translated as MRTPDQPETDGAISGSIEQAISLIAFVDPDRISAERLPAPEGRALRLHRAGAVAAIVDLVPIADFCGVDAERHLTDVSWLAPRVRRHAEILAWAMQFSPVFPVPFGTLYTSIESLGAFMAAHEATIARFLLNASDKEEWELRAAARLDDPAILDQLARKAWPEWASLTSGIRYMRLCRDKESLRDFGRAEAAAVADRLVQELEPLTAGRRNRNLEGTDLVARHAFLVPKENAAALSRRVAELNNRLGAETVELTLSGPWPPFSFRPPLDRPPLHSAN; from the coding sequence ATGAGGACGCCGGATCAACCCGAAACGGACGGCGCCATTTCAGGGTCGATCGAGCAGGCGATCTCTCTCATTGCCTTCGTCGACCCCGATCGCATCTCTGCCGAGCGATTGCCTGCGCCGGAGGGGCGCGCCTTGCGGCTGCATCGCGCCGGCGCCGTCGCTGCGATCGTCGACCTTGTCCCGATCGCGGACTTCTGCGGCGTCGATGCGGAGCGTCATTTGACCGACGTCTCATGGCTGGCGCCGCGCGTTCGCCGCCATGCGGAAATTCTGGCGTGGGCGATGCAATTCTCGCCAGTATTTCCCGTCCCTTTTGGAACGCTTTACACGAGCATCGAGAGTCTGGGCGCCTTCATGGCCGCGCATGAGGCGACGATCGCGCGTTTCCTTCTCAATGCGTCCGATAAAGAGGAGTGGGAGCTTCGCGCGGCGGCGCGTCTCGATGATCCGGCAATTCTGGATCAACTCGCGCGCAAGGCGTGGCCGGAGTGGGCGTCGCTGACGAGCGGCATCCGCTACATGCGCCTGTGCCGAGACAAAGAATCGCTGCGCGACTTCGGCCGCGCGGAAGCGGCGGCCGTCGCCGATCGGCTGGTGCAGGAGCTCGAGCCACTGACGGCGGGGCGACGCAACCGCAATCTCGAAGGGACCGATCTGGTCGCGCGCCATGCGTTTCTCGTCCCCAAGGAAAACGCCGCCGCTTTGAGCCGGCGCGTTGCGGAACTCAACAACCGGCTTGGGGCCGAGACCGTCGAACTGACTCTGTCGGGGCCTTGGCCGCCCTTCAGTTTTCGACCGCCGCTGGACCGTCCGCCGCTTCATTCCGCGAATTGA
- a CDS encoding DUF1614 domain-containing protein, with amino-acid sequence MHFSDAQYLPIAAPAFALLAGVVVVLVILVELRILKYAYMQLGVSSGTAVFLLLASLLGSYINIPVATLGSEPIIDAREVVYYGVPYVVPRFVEEPQVILAVNVGGTVIPTVLSIFLLSRNAIWIRGAIAVACVAAISYALAEPVRGVGIALPIFVAPLAATTIAAIISWRHLAPLAYASGSLGVLVGADLLNFDKLAGLGTPVLSIGGAGTFDGIFLTGVLSVLLASLIGGRTQSAVQAS; translated from the coding sequence ATGCATTTCAGCGATGCGCAATATCTGCCTATAGCGGCGCCGGCCTTCGCCCTGCTGGCGGGCGTCGTCGTCGTGCTCGTCATTCTCGTCGAGCTGCGCATTCTCAAATACGCCTATATGCAATTGGGCGTCAGCTCCGGAACGGCTGTCTTCCTGCTCCTGGCCTCGCTGCTCGGCAGCTATATCAATATTCCGGTGGCGACGCTCGGGAGCGAACCGATCATAGATGCGCGCGAGGTCGTCTATTACGGCGTTCCCTATGTCGTGCCGAGATTTGTCGAGGAGCCTCAAGTCATTCTTGCCGTCAATGTCGGCGGCACCGTCATCCCGACCGTGCTGTCGATCTTCCTGCTGTCGCGAAACGCCATCTGGATCAGGGGCGCCATTGCGGTCGCCTGCGTCGCTGCGATCAGCTATGCTTTAGCAGAGCCGGTACGCGGCGTCGGCATCGCGCTGCCAATCTTCGTCGCCCCGCTGGCGGCGACGACCATTGCGGCGATCATCTCCTGGCGCCATCTTGCGCCGCTCGCCTATGCAAGCGGGAGCCTCGGCGTTCTGGTCGGCGCGGATCTGTTGAATTTTGACAAGCTCGCAGGCCTCGGCACGCCCGTGCTGTCGATCGGCGGGGCCGGCACATTCGATGGAATTTTCCTGACCGGCGTGCTCTCGGTTCTGCTCGCGAGCCTGATCGGGGGCCGCACGCAAAGCGCCGTACAGGCTTCCTGA
- a CDS encoding DODA-type extradiol aromatic ring-opening family dioxygenase, whose translation MRLPTYFVSHGGGPWPWVPEWRRRFVNLEAAFARMPSEIGERPKAIIVVSGHWESPEFAVMSARQPPMVYDYSGFPPETYDIVYPAPGAPALAARAANLIRAAGLPARLDETRGFDHGAFVPLYAMYPAADVPAIQVSLKTGYDPAEHLALGRALAPLREEGVLIIGSGLSYHNLRLFGPQAREPSEAFDQWLAAALAAAPDVRRQAIIDWAKAPYARICHPREDHLAPLFVALGAAEAETAVRVYHDVGLFGGVTASSYRLG comes from the coding sequence TTGAGACTGCCGACTTATTTCGTCTCCCATGGCGGCGGCCCCTGGCCGTGGGTTCCCGAATGGCGCCGCCGCTTCGTCAATCTCGAAGCCGCTTTCGCCCGCATGCCCTCCGAAATCGGCGAGCGCCCGAAGGCGATCATCGTCGTCTCGGGCCATTGGGAAAGCCCGGAATTCGCAGTGATGTCGGCGCGCCAGCCGCCGATGGTCTATGATTATTCCGGCTTTCCTCCAGAGACTTATGACATCGTCTATCCCGCGCCCGGCGCGCCGGCGTTGGCCGCGCGCGCCGCAAACCTCATCCGCGCCGCAGGCCTACCCGCGCGGCTCGATGAGACGCGCGGCTTCGATCACGGCGCCTTCGTGCCGCTCTATGCGATGTATCCGGCGGCGGACGTCCCGGCGATCCAGGTGTCGCTCAAGACGGGCTACGATCCCGCCGAGCATCTTGCGCTCGGCCGCGCTTTAGCGCCGCTGCGCGAGGAAGGCGTCCTCATCATCGGCTCGGGCCTCAGCTACCACAATCTGCGCCTCTTTGGCCCGCAGGCGCGGGAGCCGTCAGAGGCTTTCGATCAATGGCTCGCCGCGGCGCTCGCGGCGGCGCCCGATGTGCGCAGACAAGCCATCATAGACTGGGCCAAGGCCCCTTACGCCCGCATCTGCCATCCCCGCGAGGACCATCTCGCGCCGCTTTTCGTCGCGCTCGGCGCAGCCGAGGCCGAGACGGCTGTCCGCGTCTATCATGACGTGGGGCTGTTCGGCGGCGTGACGGCGTCGAGCTACCGCTTGGGTTGA
- the gvpJ gene encoding gas vesicle protein GvpJ — protein sequence MANLSAPQRDLSLSEALDRLLHRGVSAQGNLTIGLADVDLIFLDVRLLLGAVDTIWPDGAPAQSVIEPKLPPASATPSGALTEPHAPRSVSPADPIQLPQEDRIATALERKPEGSGRSTADGLLRLVLTLVRVLHDVLERQAVRRMEGGRLSDAQIERLGAALFAQAQEITRLQRQFGFSERELSLQFGVSDSAP from the coding sequence ATGGCTAATTTGAGTGCGCCGCAGCGCGATCTCTCGCTCTCGGAAGCGCTCGATCGCCTGCTGCATCGCGGCGTCTCGGCGCAAGGCAATCTGACCATTGGTCTTGCCGACGTGGACCTCATCTTTCTCGACGTGAGACTCTTGCTCGGGGCCGTCGACACGATTTGGCCGGACGGCGCTCCGGCGCAATCGGTCATCGAACCAAAATTGCCTCCCGCGTCCGCGACGCCGTCCGGCGCACTCACGGAACCTCACGCGCCGCGGAGCGTATCTCCCGCCGATCCAATTCAATTGCCGCAAGAGGATCGCATCGCGACTGCACTCGAGCGAAAGCCGGAGGGCTCCGGCCGCTCGACCGCCGATGGTCTTCTGCGCCTCGTGCTGACGCTCGTGCGGGTTCTTCATGATGTCCTCGAACGCCAGGCGGTGCGGCGGATGGAAGGGGGACGCCTGTCGGATGCGCAGATCGAGCGACTGGGCGCCGCGCTTTTCGCGCAGGCGCAGGAAATCACGCGTCTGCAACGGCAATTCGGCTTCTCGGAGAGAGAGCTTTCGCTGCAGTTTGGCGTCTCCGACAGCGCGCCGTGA
- the gvpN gene encoding gas vesicle protein GvpN: MSAIALASLGQDAEDFSDDDGSIALGPSDAFVSSPAVQEIADRALAYLDAGYAVHFSGPAGSGKTTLAFHVAAQLGRPSILLHGDHEFGSSDLIGRESGYRRSRVVDNYISSVVKLQEEGRALWTDNRITTACRLGHTIIYDEFNRSKPEANNPFLSILSEGVLNVPGLHGRGEGYIKVHPHFRAIFTSNPVEYAGVYRAQDALLDRMITLYFDHYDRDTEVAIAAKKGGVDQARAEKVVDFVRLCRRQGSDPHYPTLRASIAIARVLAARGGEASVSNPVFRWACRDILGRGSQNSAKPAEFTADVVDELLLQFELEALERAQRMHAQGPANHSVHF; encoded by the coding sequence ATGAGCGCGATAGCACTCGCCAGCCTAGGTCAGGACGCCGAGGATTTCTCCGACGACGACGGCTCCATCGCGCTCGGACCGAGCGACGCTTTCGTCAGCTCGCCGGCGGTTCAGGAGATTGCGGATCGTGCGCTCGCCTATCTCGACGCCGGATATGCCGTGCATTTTTCGGGGCCGGCGGGCAGCGGCAAAACCACGCTGGCGTTTCATGTCGCTGCGCAGCTCGGCCGTCCGAGCATCTTGCTCCATGGCGATCACGAGTTCGGCAGCTCCGATCTGATCGGACGCGAGAGCGGATATCGCAGATCGCGCGTGGTCGATAACTATATTTCTTCCGTCGTGAAGCTGCAGGAAGAGGGACGCGCGCTGTGGACCGACAATCGCATCACCACCGCCTGCCGTCTCGGTCATACGATCATTTATGACGAGTTCAACCGTAGCAAGCCGGAGGCGAACAACCCCTTCCTGAGCATATTGTCGGAAGGGGTCCTCAATGTTCCGGGTCTGCATGGGCGCGGCGAGGGATACATCAAGGTGCATCCACATTTTCGCGCCATCTTCACGTCGAATCCAGTTGAATATGCGGGCGTCTATCGCGCGCAGGACGCTTTGCTCGATCGCATGATCACACTTTATTTCGATCACTATGACCGCGATACCGAGGTTGCGATTGCTGCGAAAAAAGGCGGAGTCGATCAGGCGCGCGCGGAAAAGGTGGTCGACTTCGTTCGCTTGTGCCGCCGTCAGGGATCGGACCCGCATTATCCGACCTTGCGCGCATCGATCGCCATCGCCCGCGTGCTGGCGGCGCGCGGCGGCGAGGCCAGCGTCTCCAATCCGGTCTTCCGCTGGGCGTGCCGGGATATCCTTGGTCGCGGGTCTCAAAATTCCGCCAAGCCCGCAGAATTTACGGCCGACGTCGTCGACGAGCTGTTGCTGCAATTCGAGCTGGAAGCGCTCGAACGCGCGCAGCGCATGCATGCGCAAGGCCCGGCCAATCACTCTGTGCATTTTTGA
- a CDS encoding response regulator, whose translation MDDDQDMCWVLEAALSRIDWMAVTANSAQEALGLISQQTFPIAFVDARLPDMDGFRLSARFRIIRPAMSVILISGYFLADDAGILDAMRASTIDGFLAKPFQIDAIAAAVSKGAKG comes from the coding sequence GTGGACGACGATCAAGACATGTGCTGGGTGCTCGAAGCCGCTTTGAGCCGGATCGATTGGATGGCGGTTACCGCCAATAGCGCGCAGGAAGCGCTCGGCTTGATCAGTCAGCAAACCTTCCCGATCGCTTTCGTGGACGCGCGTTTGCCCGATATGGACGGGTTCCGTCTGAGCGCGCGCTTCCGCATCATACGCCCCGCCATGAGCGTCATCCTGATCTCGGGATATTTCCTCGCGGACGACGCCGGCATCCTCGATGCGATGCGGGCGTCGACGATCGACGGTTTCCTTGCGAAACCTTTTCAAATCGACGCAATCGCGGCGGCTGTGAGCAAGGGCGCCAAAGGGTAA
- a CDS encoding sigma-54-dependent transcriptional regulator, protein MLTRNRSSVLLIDDDHDMRWAMRSILVDAGFDVMEAQAGEPGLELASRHPPDAVVLDMRMSGIGGEEVLRRLLQRDRRLPIVIATAYGTITGAINAIKEGAFEYLTKPFRNDQFVDVVKRAVARRAALHKQSAENVRADIFGLMGKSAAIQKLADEIEAVARSDYSVVVQGETGSGKEIVAQSLHRHSGRVAKPFIVVDCGAIAESLINSEFFGHEKGAFTGAAARHCGCFEAAAKGGTIFLDEIGNLSIAGQKALLRALEARTIHRVGGSEQISLDVRVIAATNDALKERAEAGDFREDLYYRLAEYVISVPPLRARPEDVPFLAERFLVQARDCLGQAPIDIDAKALELLQAHHWPGNVRELRNVMRRAALTSADAVSAAHIADRLNRAPLPPSQTQMAAAAPLRDQMRYQVRAVERDAVLDALNRAKGNKAEAARLLGVDYKTYRLKLKRLEGEGGDIRQ, encoded by the coding sequence ATGTTGACGCGCAATCGAAGCTCGGTCCTGCTGATCGACGACGATCACGATATGCGCTGGGCAATGCGCAGCATATTGGTGGACGCCGGATTTGACGTGATGGAAGCGCAAGCCGGCGAGCCAGGTCTCGAATTGGCGTCGCGCCATCCGCCAGACGCGGTTGTTCTCGATATGCGCATGTCCGGAATCGGCGGCGAGGAGGTTTTGCGCCGATTATTGCAACGCGACCGGCGTCTCCCCATTGTCATCGCCACGGCTTACGGCACGATCACCGGCGCGATCAACGCCATCAAAGAAGGCGCGTTCGAATATCTCACCAAGCCGTTTCGCAACGATCAGTTCGTCGATGTCGTGAAGCGGGCTGTCGCCCGGCGAGCGGCGCTGCACAAGCAGAGCGCCGAAAATGTGCGCGCCGACATATTCGGCCTCATGGGGAAAAGCGCCGCCATCCAAAAGCTCGCCGATGAGATTGAAGCGGTCGCCCGCTCCGACTACTCGGTCGTCGTTCAGGGCGAGACCGGAAGCGGCAAGGAGATCGTCGCGCAAAGCCTGCATCGGCACAGCGGCCGCGTCGCCAAGCCGTTCATTGTCGTCGACTGCGGCGCGATCGCCGAATCCCTCATCAACAGCGAATTTTTCGGTCATGAGAAGGGGGCGTTCACGGGCGCAGCCGCACGCCATTGTGGGTGCTTCGAGGCCGCGGCCAAGGGGGGGACGATCTTCCTCGACGAGATCGGCAATCTCTCGATCGCCGGACAAAAGGCGCTTCTGCGCGCGCTCGAAGCGCGCACGATCCATCGCGTGGGCGGCAGCGAACAAATCAGCCTCGACGTCCGTGTTATTGCCGCCACGAATGACGCTCTCAAAGAGCGCGCCGAGGCGGGGGACTTTCGCGAAGACCTCTACTATCGTCTCGCCGAATATGTGATCTCGGTGCCGCCCTTGCGCGCGCGCCCGGAGGACGTGCCTTTTCTCGCGGAGCGCTTTCTGGTGCAGGCGCGTGACTGTCTGGGACAGGCGCCGATCGACATCGACGCGAAAGCGCTCGAGCTGTTGCAGGCGCATCATTGGCCCGGCAATGTGAGAGAATTGCGCAATGTGATGCGGCGCGCGGCGCTGACGTCGGCGGACGCCGTCTCCGCCGCGCATATCGCCGATCGTCTCAATCGCGCGCCGCTGCCCCCTTCGCAAACGCAAATGGCCGCCGCCGCGCCTTTGCGCGATCAGATGCGCTACCAGGTGCGGGCGGTCGAACGCGACGCCGTGCTCGACGCGCTCAATCGCGCAAAGGGCAACAAGGCGGAAGCCGCACGGCTGCTCGGCGTCGATTACAAGACATACCGCTTGAAGCTGAAAAGACTGGAAGGTGAGGGCGGAGACATCCGGCAATGA
- a CDS encoding gas vesicle protein GvpG, which yields MLLIDDLLAAPMRGLLFVLEKIDEAARQEREAEERAIMAELSELYRALETGALTEAEFDAREGKLLTRLDSLQGKGGADVNS from the coding sequence ATGCTGCTGATCGATGATTTGCTCGCCGCCCCGATGCGTGGGCTGCTGTTCGTTTTGGAAAAGATCGACGAAGCCGCGCGGCAGGAGCGGGAGGCGGAGGAGCGCGCCATCATGGCGGAGCTATCGGAACTTTACCGTGCGCTCGAAACTGGCGCGCTGACCGAAGCGGAGTTCGACGCGCGGGAGGGAAAATTACTGACGCGGCTCGATAGCCTGCAAGGGAAGGGCGGCGCCGATGTCAATTCCTGA
- a CDS encoding gas vesicle protein: MSTMHQPITHSVDSTNLADLLERILDKGVVVAGDISIKLVEVELLTIQLRLVVCSVDKARELGLDWWNHNGARLGASDGEAKLGAIEQRMERLEEALCALVAAPSKAGEAHP; encoded by the coding sequence ATGTCAACGATGCATCAACCCATCACGCATTCGGTCGATAGCACCAATCTCGCGGATTTGTTGGAGCGCATTCTCGACAAAGGCGTCGTGGTCGCCGGCGATATTTCCATCAAGCTGGTCGAGGTCGAGCTCCTCACTATTCAGTTGAGGCTCGTGGTCTGCTCGGTCGACAAGGCGCGCGAGCTCGGGCTCGATTGGTGGAACCACAATGGCGCCCGCCTCGGCGCGTCGGACGGCGAGGCCAAGCTCGGCGCGATCGAGCAGCGAATGGAAAGGCTGGAGGAGGCGCTTTGCGCCCTTGTCGCGGCGCCAAGCAAAGCAGGGGAGGCGCATCCATGA
- a CDS encoding PAS domain-containing sensor histidine kinase translates to MFLDTLDHESFFHAVMDTIPSSILILDESLIVRTVNSNFLEKSHGSLHTTLGKRLQEIFPAAFQDTPLDQQIREVIGSGKTLRRRRMTYRAPGVALRTYSYSICPLQLQGGSRGVILVMDDVTDLLQLGEEVRRMQLHLASVVESAGDLIISTDSHGAIMTWNTAAEKSTGYAEGEVRGSELSGHFEEPHKQEVESSFRGISEIDDCHSIEWPMRCKSGETIPVSWRLSRMTSHTGDVTGVVVVGRSLVEQRAMEAQIHQGEKLAALGIVIGGIAHEIRNPLGVSSAAAQLMRNRMGSPILLGECIDKVIGGIDRASLVVESLLRFARPQPITETTQVNVVNMLKNALMFAAGEAAVGTRYEWNPPAETADICAEGVQNLLELVFINLMLNAFQAMPNGGVLTIDVRRDGKEVIVEIGDSGPGIPEAHLRKIFDPFFTTRSDSRRSGLGLSVSHSIVRQHGGDVSVRTALGMGTTFAVRIPAAREAS, encoded by the coding sequence ATGTTTCTAGACACGCTCGATCACGAAAGCTTCTTCCATGCAGTGATGGATACGATCCCTTCCTCGATTCTCATTCTCGACGAAAGCCTCATCGTCAGAACGGTGAACAGCAACTTTCTCGAAAAGTCGCATGGAAGCTTGCATACGACACTTGGAAAACGCCTGCAGGAAATTTTCCCGGCGGCGTTCCAGGATACGCCCCTGGATCAGCAGATACGCGAAGTCATCGGGTCGGGAAAAACGCTTCGACGCCGCCGGATGACCTATCGTGCGCCGGGCGTCGCTCTGAGAACTTATTCCTACAGCATTTGTCCCTTGCAGCTCCAGGGCGGCTCGCGCGGCGTCATCCTCGTCATGGACGATGTGACGGATCTCTTGCAGCTCGGGGAGGAGGTGCGGCGTATGCAGTTGCATCTTGCGAGCGTCGTCGAGAGCGCCGGCGATCTGATCATCTCGACGGACTCGCACGGCGCCATCATGACCTGGAATACAGCCGCGGAAAAATCGACGGGCTATGCGGAGGGCGAAGTTCGCGGCTCCGAATTGTCCGGTCATTTCGAGGAACCGCACAAACAGGAAGTCGAATCCAGCTTCCGGGGCATCAGCGAAATCGACGACTGCCACTCGATCGAATGGCCGATGCGCTGCAAGAGCGGCGAGACGATACCAGTCTCCTGGCGCTTATCGCGGATGACCAGCCATACCGGCGACGTGACGGGCGTCGTCGTGGTTGGCCGCAGCCTCGTGGAGCAGCGGGCGATGGAAGCTCAAATCCATCAGGGCGAGAAGCTTGCGGCGTTGGGCATTGTCATCGGCGGAATCGCGCATGAGATTCGCAATCCCCTCGGGGTCAGCTCCGCCGCGGCGCAGCTCATGAGAAATAGAATGGGCTCGCCCATTCTGCTCGGCGAATGTATCGATAAGGTGATCGGCGGCATAGATCGCGCATCGCTCGTGGTCGAAAGTCTGCTTCGATTCGCCCGGCCGCAGCCGATCACCGAAACGACGCAGGTCAACGTCGTGAATATGCTGAAGAACGCCCTGATGTTCGCTGCCGGCGAAGCGGCGGTCGGCACGCGATATGAGTGGAACCCGCCAGCGGAGACCGCTGATATTTGCGCCGAAGGCGTGCAAAACCTTTTGGAGCTCGTTTTCATCAATCTTATGCTCAACGCATTCCAGGCGATGCCGAATGGCGGCGTGTTGACAATCGACGTGCGCCGCGACGGCAAAGAAGTGATCGTCGAGATCGGCGATAGCGGCCCCGGTATTCCCGAGGCGCATTTGAGGAAGATTTTTGATCCGTTTTTTACGACTCGCTCGGATAGCAGACGTTCAGGCCTCGGTCTGTCGGTGTCGCATTCCATCGTTCGCCAGCATGGCGGCGATGTGAGCGTGCGGACGGCCTTGGGCATGGGGACGACATTCGCCGTTCGCATCCCTGCAGCGCGCGAGGCGTCTTGA